A section of the Papio anubis isolate 15944 chromosome 4, Panubis1.0, whole genome shotgun sequence genome encodes:
- the LOC110742777 gene encoding skin secretory protein xP2-like, whose protein sequence is MPSRARAPTRAPSVHAIGHLHLCGVTGSIADLSPREAEASSPPKAALLGAPWSSPGPPRLRCLREISPVPAAGASQEGIPGARAARAPPAARSEPGRGADTRCAPVVGHQPNSERPAPASAASDWLAGGGAIVRRPNRSSVSHGLPLPGPRGRRRRRPDSSHWQTASGFEPGRQSSAAAVGRAALQLRERLGARSPRGPAAPHRARPRRGDPGRPSRVDGCVPDVNSFRSLTIIW, encoded by the coding sequence ATGCCGAGCCGCGCGCGCGCGCCAACTCGAGCTCCGTCTGTGCACGCCATTGGCCACCTCCACCTATGCGGGGTGACGGGCAGCATCGCGGACCTATCGCCGAGGGAGGCGGAGGCCTCCAGCCCTCCCAAAGCTGCTTTGTTAGGGGCTCCCTGGTCGTCCCCCGGCCCGCCGCGCCTCCGCTGCCTGCGGGAGATCTCCCCGGTCCCCGCTGCCGGAGCCTCGCAGGAAGGCATCCCCGGAGCGCGCGCCGCCCGCGCCCCTCCAGCCGCGCGCTCCGAGCCGGGCCGCGGCGCGGATACCCGGTGTGCGCCCGTAGTCGGTCACCAGCCCAACTCCGAACGCCCCGCTCCTGCATCCGCCGCCTCGGATTGGCTGGCCGGAGGCGGAGCGATTGTCAGGCGGCCCAATCGGAGCTCGGTTTCCCACGGGCTCCCGCTGCCCGGCCCCCGAGGCCGCCGGCGGAGGCGCCCTGACAGCTCCCATTGGCAGACCGCGAGCGGGTTCGAGCCTGGCCGGCAGAGCAGCGCCGCCGCCGTCGGGCGCGCAGCTCTGCAGCTCCGCGAACGCCTTGGCGCCCGCAGCCCCAGGGGCCCGGCGGCCCCGCATCGTGCCCGGCCCCGTCGCGGAGATCCCGGACGACCGTCGCGG